ACAGTTACTAAAAGTTTACCCCCGGGCAACAATAGTCTGAGCAAATACGTTTTTACTACTATTGAACTCTAGGGTTAGGAATACTTTAAATATATCTCcataataaatacattttcatagaTCTCCTCATTTTCACATTAAGCCCAAAGGTAGAGTTCGATACCAAGAACACGCCCTAGAATTATTCATGTCAacgttatagtaaatttaagaTCACTACCCAGCTGCCAAGTTTATCAATATGAGTGAATTAGTTTAAACAGAACCGAATCACATTCTAACCACAGTTTATAGATCACTCATTACCGGTGACGTTGCGATCAACTTTCCACACTTCTCAAAACCTAAATagtattctaaatataaaatctCGGAACAAGAATAGATATTTCGTTTTATAATACAGGCCCGGATCGGGTCAAAAGGACCCGACACGAGAATTGTatgtatttcacagaaaaatgCGTTTGGCGGCTGTGACAGGTTGAAGGACGCGCAGCCAGTTCACCGCATTTTCCGTTTACCCTTGAACTGCGGGAAGAGTTTTATGTGCCATCATAAAAAATCGAAGTCATGCTGACTCTTCAGAGTTCACAGACTGTGCGTATAAGTACatcgtagtggaggtgtctgGAAAAAAATGAGATTTTCATCGCACTGTGTTCCTCATTTTATGCATGTATAAAGTCTACGAATTTTCATATGCAAATTGCTAATACATATtataatacattttcatttcttttcggTATAAAACGCCTACAGGGCATCTTTTTATAACGTATTTCATTTACTTCGTATTTGTTCCCATCCTGGCCCATTGCGTAATCGTCACTCCGGGCGACTGGTATATGGTTGGTCTTGAAACTGTCTTGGCAGTGCAATGTTGGCCCGATCCGATATTCCCGTGTGAATGAGATAAGATTTCGTAAGAACAGATTGCACGTCTTCGGGACAAATCTTCAGATTTATGTGTAAAATAGATAATCATTCatccaatttcaaaattatgtttGGAAAAAATACGAAGGTAATTTTCAGCTATTTCTCAATCATAGACCTGTGCACACCCCCATAATGACCTTGGCGAATACCGCAGACGTGGATGGAACCAGTACGGTTGAACTTACTCAAAAACTCAAACCTGTTCAGGCTGTCGTTAGTTCAACATCAGACCAAAGCCATTCAGATATACGTTTATCAATTTATGGCTCTTTTTGTTTCAGAAATAGCTGCTACCACGAGCGAGCTTTTCGATAAAAATTTGTTCGCAAAAATTAAGTACCGACGTGAAACGTTCGCATCACCATTAACCCAAGGCTCGTAGAAAAGGGGACATCACTGCCCACTGAAGTATACACGCATAAGCGAAAATGAACCATGATTTTCGGGCGAAGATTTTGGAAAATACCCAATAAAAGATCGCGCTCCTAGATGTGTCGGCCTTGTATCGATGACACGAACTGATTTTCGAAGAAGTCAAACAATTTAGACGCATTTCCCCGATTATTCGGGTTAGTTAAACACAGCACATAATCTCAAATCTTCGgccgatattttcacaaaagaTTATTCCAGTTTAAATATATCTGTATATCCAATAAAAGAATAATCTAAGTGCGCGAAATGTTTTTCCTAGAAAAAACCATCTAAAATTGACCCAATTCCCTTTTTAATCGCGACTTTGCTCGCTGTTTGACCAGTCGGGCACTAGAGCAAACGAAGAGTCGCGAAACGAAATTCGGAaacgtttttgaaaaatttgaagaaaaattcaCATAATCTGTGCGTTTTGGAGAAGTTGAAAAATACAGCAGGAGCCAGCTTCAAACATTTCTACATCAGAATCTCGTGAACAAATTAGATCCTCGGAACTGGGGCCAAAcatcaaaaattgaattaaaacgaCACGAAGTTGGGGACTATCGATATATAGACCATGcgtgaaaatgtttaaaaaaatgttcagAAGAAGGAGGTGTTAAGTGGGATGTGACATATCGATTGAGTAAAATGATTATGTTGTATTTGTcctaataatagtaatattgattaattgatttctataaagcGCCCTTTCAACGTATAGCATTTTAGTTAACGATGTTTTTGTAACAATGTCAAATAATGTaacattttaatgaaaattgatttctaaTACTCTATTGTCCTCTCGAAGTACATGTCTATATCAATCGCTTTTATATGAATAAGGGTAAAAAGTGCAAACtgtatatcatattatatctgTTACGCAGACGTTACTATTTCTCTAAACATATCGATCCCGGTGAGCGTTTTGTTATAACTGCGAAAGTCAAAAGCCCGCGAGATGAACTGTACTTGGCCTCCTGGAATCAGTTCGCGTTCGATAGAAAAGCGCGGTTCGGAAATAAACGGCTTTTATAACGCGCAAGAACGGCCGTGTATATATTCTAAAGAATGGAAGGCGTACTACCGACTCGAACGTTTGTATTCATACACCTCGTGCTATCCGACGGACGGCAGCGCGTTGCCGctccgccgccgccgccgctagCCCGCCGTCAGATAAAATGACGCGGAGCGCCTCGACTAGAGAGAGTCAGTTGAGGTGACACACCCGTTACCACAACACACCTGCGCCGCCGATACCAACAGTAACTATCACCAACGgaataattataatcatcaataCTTATTCAATCGGTGAGTCCattaaaatgtataaattattttcacaaattaaaagaaaaaattaatttcaaaaagttaTTCGTAGAAATAGTGACAACTTTTTTTTCGCgcattttctatttgaaatatctaaggtTTTTCATACGTAGAAAATTATGcccatatttcaaattaagatattctttttgaaaatcatttatgTCGCTCTTTCTTTTTATATTCGCGCACGTATTGTCTTATCATTGCATACATTATTAGGCTtttctttcaaatttcatttcgtttCAAGTGATTAAAGGGAAAATGTTTCTGAGGTTGATACGCGCAAactttgatttcaaatttgtcgGGATGTTTTATGCGATAGATGGCATTGCGGTCGTTTCGGCTGGAAACCAAATAAACCGCGCGCGTTTAGTGGCGCGATTTCCGAGTTGATTGAGCATTTTAGATGAAAAACcagttttttaaataaaaaaatacgtatttCAAAAGTATCTATGAACACGGGTTAAGCGTATTAAAGTTCTAGTGTAAAGAATATcgtatcaaaatttgaaaaaattgcacattcaaattaaaaacgaaatctattcatcaaaatatttcgaaatataAATTCACATTATTATCATAAGATTCGTTCGCCGGCGGGTGGCGATATAGAATTTGGCCGAGAATCGGAAGCTGAAAGCATTGATTAATTCGGGATTAAGgttttagaaatgaaaatatccttttaaactttttaaatgtttttacttttttttcaaattccaatTATAGATTCTCGTTCGCTGAAAAAAATGGGGAAAACGATCGTCAAATTGATTTTCCTGTTACTGATCTATCTGTTACAAGCGAATGCCGGTAAAATACTGATATTTTTCGTGCCCGGTAGCGGCAGCATGAGCGAACAGTTGTCGATAGCAGTTGGCCTTATCGACCTGGGTCACGAGGTACACGCGTTGGTCAGCGAGGACATGCACGGTCACCCGATGCTGGCGAAATTTCACGACATCGAAATTCACTACCACCGAGAAAAACCGGGTACGACCTACGACATCGAGAAATTCGGCGAagaattgatgaattattacatcgAGGAACACAAGTCTCAAGCGGATGTATTCTACGATGTACATCTGAAATGGGCGCGTAAAATGTGCTGGTGGACCGGGCACGATAACAACACGTACAGTCTACTGCGACGCGAGAAATTCGATCTGGCTGTCTTCGAAACGTTCGTCCTATGCCACCACATGGTCGCTTATAAATTAAACATTCCGTACGTGACCGCCTCCAGTTTTCACTCGGTAGTCGTGGCTCGCAGTCACCCGCTGATGACCGAATTTACGCATAAAATCGCGGGCGAACGAAACACGTTTCTGAACCGATTGAAACTATTCGTGCACATGTATCTGGCCGATTACGCGGTGCGCTTCTGGCTGAAAAATGACGAGCTCGGTAACGTCGACAATCAACCCTACCCTCCTCTAGACGAACTCGTACTGAAAGCCGAACTCTACCTGAACAACCAGAACGGAGTGATCAGCTATCCGACCATGTCGATGCCGAATGTAATTAAAGTGGGCGGTCTTATAGCGCAACCGCCGCAACCACTGCGAGGGGAGTTGAGTGAATTGATGAACTGCAGCAGAGCTCAGTCGCACGGCGTCATAGTCGTATCGTTTGGATCAGTATTCGCCACCGTACCGAATAGATTACTGATACCGATGATGCGAGCATTCAGTAAAGTTGACCAGTTGGTCGTTTGGCGGCTAAAATTCCGTCCTGGTCAGGACACAATCGTTAAAGTGCCGTCCAATGTTAAAATGTTCGACTGGTTGCCGCAAAACGATGTTCTGGGCCACGAAAATACGAAACTTTTCGTTACGCATGGAGGAGCGGTTGGGATGGCCGAGGGTGTGTATAATGGGATACCGATGCTAGGAATGGGAATGCAAGGCGACCAACCGCTCAACACCCAACGCATGGAACAAAAAGGTTACGGAATCAACGTCGACCCGACGACCTTGACCGCGCGTTCGTTTCGGGCCGATATCAAAcgtttattcgacaactacGCCACCTATCGACGAGTTACGAACAAAGCCTCGGCAATTATGAAACATTTACCGAACGCCCGGAAAGAGGCGGCATTCTGGATCGATCACGTGATGCGATTCGGTTCGGAACATTTACGAACGGTTGCCAGTGACATGCCGCAATATCAGTTATTGATGTTGgacatttttgcattttttacATTCATGTTTTGCATATTCGTTGCTCTGATGCTATTCGTGATTCGGAGCTTCGTCAAAAATATCTTGCCTCGACTTTTTTACCAAACACAACGATTAGCCGTGGCAGATAGCGTAAGATTAGACGCATTGTCGGTGAATGCTCTGTATATGAAATCAGAATAAGATCAGTTTTCTCTTGAGCATGTGCATAGTGTACATAATATACCCATTGGCAGACTAATGACTAATCTAACTGAAATCTAAAGACTTAAATCTTTAGGGACGGAATTTAGAATAAACCCAGAGAAATCCCTCGCCTAGTTGAATACATTAAGGTACATGAACAGTGATATCTGCGCAGGGTGCTGCTCTCTTCAAACACATTTTTTAGATAGATCATTTTCTGAGTATGTATCTAGTCTTAATCAAAACGACTAgtaataatttttgaaaatattttcttggtAATTGTTATTGGGTTTTTGGGTTTGGCTCCCTGGGCCCTCTTAAATCCGTCCCATGGTCGGTTTTCAGATGAGTGTGTCGGGTAACACTCCGGTCAGTTCTGTTGGCGATGGCAACATCTCCGTAAATCACTGCGTCGACACATAATATCCCACTCATTCGGGCTATGTATATATCTCTAACTGAACACCTGTCTCGTAAATATATCTATTGCAATTCAATTGTCAATATTTAAGCTCACGTTTGTGAAAGCCCACGTTAAAAAGATATACCGTTTACATGTTTTAGATTGGTGAAAATGTGCTTTCATTATCGACAGTTCATTCAACTTTATTTTAAAGTGGGTCTTTTCAATGTAACGAAAGTACATTTCACATTCAagtttatattatataattgTGAAATCGTGGTGTATTTGATGTCGTGTTTTGTGAcgtgaaatgatttatttttgggCGAATAGTTCGCTGTACACGATACGAGCGTGAAAAACATTGTCAAGAATATTTGGAAACTTTTCCGCGCTACGAGCGCACAAAGGTTTCTAAATTTTTCGCATCATTTCACGGAATATAACGATTACGAATCGTCCTGGCAGTAACTGTCGTTTCTGTCTGTCGTCATATTTAACCTGAATTCGCGTGGAACTTGAAGTAGTTGTCATTGAAAGCGGCATAGCCGTACTTTAAGCGGACAATAGCCACGTGTGCTCGCGACCTCAGCCTTACACGGTTTGTAGTAAAAATCAGGTTCAATTCAACACCCACGTGTGTCATCTTTTATGTGACGCCTATTTCTGGGGCAAATTTCTGGTTATATAATTTCTTCAATGCCATCGAGACGGATTCAATTCTTTCGAATGTCGTGTAAGTCCAAACAATGTAAACATAGGTCCCGTTGTGTTTTGAGACTAATTACCGAGttcaaaatatacaaatacaacTATCGCCTTTTCATTCTCGATACTGTGGTGATAACTGGTAGAAGCTCAATGCACTTAGCTTAATCttggtgaaaaaaaaaaactgtgcGACAACCGTCTTAATCTTAGTGTCACATTTATTAATAAGGgattaactcaattcaatgtttttttctaattttatgttgtatagataaataaatgttaacGAATTAAATTAAGATCCAGTTTATCAAAGTAATATTCGCGTGTCACCCGCGTTGGGATGCGCTGCATGTTGTACAATTTTACCaacgttttatttttaaaacatgtttgacaaaaaatatttcataaaagcttcagaaaataaagatgattaTATAAGCAAATATGCGCATGTTTAATTGAGGGTTGTTAAGTAATGGATGCTGTCCGCACCCGACCATAGAATATTGAACATTTTGAGACCGGTCTAGTATCTCGGGTTCCAATTTCGCAATTGTGGATTTTTTCAGTGGATCTGTGTGGAATTGTGAACTTTGCCTTTTGGGCGAATTGTGAGGCACCATACACAAACTAAATGTCGTACGTGAAAGATTTTACCGTTGTTTCTTACAATAAAACCGAAGAACTCGCTCTCCACAGTTGAAGCCTAAGACGAGACCTAGACAACCTAATTTGCGTTCTCGGAGAGGAGTTAAAAAGGTTAGAGTGGTGACGCGGAAGTGAGCCGCGCACGTGGTGTCGTTACCTAGTAATACAAACGCAAAAAATCCCCTAAACTTCAGAAACATTCGACTATTCAATACAAAGCCTGTTTGATTTATATAGACAGAATCTGATGGACCACAAATTCACAGCCCGTATCATTAAAACTAGTTGTGTATTCAACAAAGTCGTTAAAAGAACAAGGAAGTTAAACATCGTCGATTATATGCGCTTTGAAATTaaacaattttgttttcaaatgatattgaaaCGATGCTGGTTTTGAATACCGTGTATAATACGagtgaatgaaaatatcatcgtTAATTATCAGCACATAATGATGAAATGCTCATCCGTATTAAACCGGGATGTCAGAGATATTCCCCGAACAGAACGCTCACCGATACGACCATGGAAGGAACGACGATGATTTTGGTACCCCACACGCAGGGAAACATGCCCGATATgtcaccagcagcagcagcggcagcggcggccTCCTGGAGACCGATAGCCGCTGATCCCAACGCATTCGTGTCCTGGGTTGACTGCCGCATGTTACCCCAGACTCAGGCTACATTTTTTCCACCCAGCACTCCGGTCGATGCGGCCGTTTTGCCGGCTGGTTTAACGACTTCTTATCAGCAGGTTCCACCGCAAGATAATTCCACAAGTCTTCGGTAAGTTGACAAAAATCTATTCCATTCTCAATGACAATCTAAAGATGCTTCGTAAACGCTGTCCCACGTAATTGTACAAAAAGGTATTATCTTAGATCATTAACCCAAGTTGCTtcttttttttcgaacgatGTTACCAGTATCGTCAGGCAGTTTTAACAATTTTACTATTcgatattcaatatcatttactgCTCCAAATAATATATATGCATATACAACATTATTAGCACGGATATTACAATCGATTGATCAGTCTACAAATATAGTAACAAGATGCCTTATTAAGCGTACTTCATTTCAAACGTTAAGCATCTTTATAAAAGACATTTTTGTTGATAATTGCCTTGTGTCTGAGAACCTTTTATTCAGcgttttatttgataattttatgtACAGCGCTTAAGAGCCCTATTGGAATAAAGCGCTATATACGTTTagtaatgataaaaatgatgataacaGATTACTTAATCACAGATGTTGAAAGATTCCGTCTGAGTTTGAAAGATTAAGGAAAAGCCTTCACTGAAAAgtctatttttttcattcatattctCTAAGATTTCGTTCAAACGTGAAGTTCTAAAAGGTCGTCTGAAAAACTAAGTCTATAATAGCCACCGATTGACTCGAATAATAAAGTAGGTTATTTTATTCGCCAGGGAATTGAATGAGAACTGTTACGTCGCCAGAGCCAGTTTGAGGACATtgatataaattatatcatattttccaaatatttcGTATGATCTACTATATTAGTTCAAATAGTTACGTCGCAATTCgtacaaaatctatttcatatcTTATGTCTTGTTCTGCGTTAACTTTTCTGCCATGTAATTTACAAGAGAACAATACGAGTAATCAATGATGATTTCTTATCATTAGGACCAAACCAGAACATATTCTTGGCATTTCTAATGACTTTATGGCGCCGCTGGGCGTAGGTCAGCCTGGTCGTTTGCCAGCGATTCGTTGCGCTGATGCGTTGctctgcgaccgccagcgacgatcgcATCGCGATGACCAGTCAACCTCTCGCATCGCATCTACCAGCGACGGCGGATGCAACGCCACATCGCACTGGTCGTGGCTCACCACCACGTTGCAGTATACACTCATCCAGTCGCGATCAGTACAGTTGCAGCAACCTGACAGTTGCAAACCAGTAAACAAATTGCGACCGAATCGAGTCAACCAAGATGCCCGCCTTAAGAAATGGATTGGATTTTCTTTCCACTAGCAGCTCTTGGACATCTATGTTTCAGTGAACCGAGTCCTTCAAATTGTTGATTCAATTCGTTTTCCCTTTAGACCCAGAGGGTCCTATACCCCGATCAAACTGTTCGGTCACAGTATATGAATGAAACTATAATTGTGAAATCTGCCTTTTATCCCTCACACACCACGGGAAATCTTTCTATCATAAATTACGGCCGATGTTAAAATCAAAGCTCATCTCTGAAGCGAACAAACTGCTTTCATTATCACGTATATATTACTACTATATTCGTATTGTAAAAAAACCTAACCATGATTAACATGATCAACGATTTGCTCATTGGAATGATTCAAAGAATTGCACTCCACTGTCCAAAAAACATCACGCctcacaaaaaaaaacatttttatgtttACGAAACTCATCTAACTATTTGAATACTATCTATTCATTTGCAACATTTTCATATCGCGTacatttttttgtttcatcTCTCTTGGAATAACCGTCGTTTGCAGGGACTGTTGATTATGGGCAGAGGTTAAATCAGAGGTTACTTTGTTTATAGATACGGTCGCATAATTATTagataaacaaatatatatagtGTATATATCAGTGTGGAATCAGGTCAACCgtagaaataagaaaatgaCATTAAGACGAAGATTGCGAACCGAACGTAAacacattttttaaaattctaaagGTCGACGTCGGAATGCACTTTTGAGAATGATTCTGTAAATCCACGAATGTCTCAGATTATACTGGCTGGATACTCCGCATCGCCCATTTGAATCGAAAACGATTTTTCCGAAGTGGAAAATATCCTCGAATTTGGTGGCAAAATGTGCGGGATACGCGACATTAGGCAAAGTATACCCCCCGAAAATTACctgctatcaaaaatatgATCGGCTTGTTGCTAATTTAAccttgaaaatgaagtaaacACCTTTCACGGGTTCTGAGAAATGTTTTCGAGTTGTCCACATTTTCGTCCCCTTAAAAAAATCGGCCTTCAATGAACCGAACGCGCCGATAATTAGCGTGTTATACAACGATTCTATGTCTGAACTAAAAATTGAAGTGTGTCAAAACCATTTTTTATCTAGATCTGAgaatgattttcattgaaatgaccTGAATATGCTTTCTATCGAAATCGATACGATATTTTGAACGGAAAGTTTTCGGAAAGATTTCAAAAGTTATCGTCATTTCAATTGACAACGAACAAACGTAAAATAtggatttcattttgatacattAGTACGAACGTAGCGATGGTGAGCTCAGACAAAAATGTCACAAAGAGATTTGTTGCTTTTtagtatattttcatcaacaatTGAACGAAAGTGATAAGAAGCTCAGCGACGAAAAAGATTCCTACTTGCAGTACGCGCCCCTATATGACTGATCGAGATGATTTATATGCATAGCAATGGCAAGGCAATATTCATTTAGGAATAAAATCCTAAATTGATtaagaaaatgtttgaaaatattggtTGTATAAAAACCGATGTACGGATTATTTTTGCAGTCAGCGAAAATGTCCTCGCCTGATTTGGCTATGATAATTATCATTCTATTCGCTTATCGTCCGTTCTTCATTTTGATCTATTATTTCAGGATGGAATTGGTCTGGCACAATGAATTCAGTCGATTGTTTGGTAATTTTTTCATGCACCAGTGGGCGTTGTATCCATCATTTCAACAGCCACTCGGCAAATGGAAGATGTTCCAAGACAGCGCGAAAGTCAGATTTATTTGCCAGGTGAGTCTGCAGTTAGATTTCCGAAAAATCACTGAATTATTCTGAATGAAAAGAACTGCTCATTCGCATCTACCGTATTGATAGATTGAGGGTAGATGTGAAACGCTAACATCAGCGCATGCATGGAACTTTGAAGAATTTGATAGAATTCTCGAATTTCAACGTGAAACGTCGGCGTTTTTTGCTCGTATTTCGCTCGGATCTGACTTTGTTAACACTTAAAAAATGTATACGGCGAGAAGCGAAATAAGCGGTAGacttgataaaaattgaaacagATTTTGTTCAAAAGCACATGTCTATATCATGTAGGATTTTCTGCGTGAAAGTGTTAGACGAGGGCGGGTGGGCGACACAAGTTTTGCGTGTCATATCAACAACGTGTTTGGATTCTATTTCtcctttttcatttattcaaacacGTGGTATAGATATATACATCTAACGATCAAACTACAATAAGTGAAATCAAATTCCAGCGAAACAggaaaatatacatttcaataGCTTCGAAATTTAAATGATAAGTGTATCATTGAGTATAATTAAAAGGCATACAATGCATATCAAATAGTCGCCTCTATTTACCATCCGCCCGACCAGCATGATATTGCGGAAAACTAATACAGTTATCTACACTTGCAATTTACAAATGATTATTGAGATGATAGATAGATTAGACGGCTTCAATTTTATTGCTCTAGAAATTGtacattatatttcataaagtAAGTCAAAATTAATCGTTACACAAGGGAATGTTATGTGGCTATCTGCACCAGATTCTCCTGTCAACGCGTTCTCTCAACCATTTCCTCCGAGGCGTCAAATTATTT
This Tubulanus polymorphus chromosome 7, tnTubPoly1.2, whole genome shotgun sequence DNA region includes the following protein-coding sequences:
- the LOC141909006 gene encoding receptor-transporting protein 3-like, whose product is MEGTTMILVPHTQGNMPDMSPAAAAAAAASWRPIAADPNAFVSWVDCRMLPQTQATFFPPSTPVDAAVLPAGLTTSYQQVPPQDNSTSLRMELVWHNEFSRLFGNFFMHQWALYPSFQQPLGKWKMFQDSAKVRFICQKCMKGWTSMKGRVVYWFNLDPCTGFGIVYFKLFGQQCKDCMSGFFEPALWYPEEVLKVVANLYYKVGQTYYGFQKPPIRTDRRSGKPKKEHDRSLCQACFDGICRESNSNGNSSNPINPATPTVAGQEE
- the LOC141908796 gene encoding UDP-glucuronosyltransferase 2A1-like, whose product is MNYYIEEHKSQADVFYDVHLKWARKMCWWTGHDNNTYSLLRREKFDLAVFETFVLCHHMVAYKLNIPYVTASSFHSVVVARSHPLMTEFTHKIAGERNTFLNRLKLFVHMYLADYAVRFWLKNDELGNVDNQPYPPLDELVLKAELYLNNQNGVISYPTMSMPNVIKVGGLIAQPPQPLRGELSELMNCSRAQSHGVIVVSFGSVFATVPNRLLIPMMRAFSKVDQLVVWRLKFRPGQDTIVKVPSNVKMFDWLPQNDVLGHENTKLFVTHGGAVGMAEGVYNGIPMLGMGMQGDQPLNTQRMEQKGYGINVDPTTLTARSFRADIKRLFDNYATYRRVTNKASAIMKHLPNARKEAAFWIDHVMRFGSEHLRTVASDMPQYQLLMLDIFAFFTFMFCIFVALMLFVIRSFVKNILPRLFYQTQRLAVADSVRLDALSVNALYMKSE